A single region of the Thermodesulfatator indicus DSM 15286 genome encodes:
- the cmr4 gene encoding type III-B CRISPR module RAMP protein Cmr4: MYKTHRFLIMTTDPVHIGTGGMRLGRVDNTIVREPGTRLPKIPGTALHGAIRAYAARRYGKPQCAGQGSTEGRKHCGRPTCPICYTFGSIQGEAGSFSGVVSISDARILLFPVYSMVGPVWVSTVGILKEAGFDVSNPSNNSEVKEDEFYSTMKIEKPISLGWLMVDPPKAVEINPPKDLKQWENIKNRIVLVSDKLFSQIVNSNLEVRTSVAINPETGATEEGALYTYEAIPRATFLWFDVVVDDFRGTFPTVTKLSEWENILKNEKEEAKKGLLKKWKLLSDKEDKEEKEKFQKAVKKVFDWINEERFKDVNLEKWKWDNIEATQNNQNILRIIVSGLEWAEHLGIGGMGTRGFGRIKQVVDPWEVQL, translated from the coding sequence ATGTATAAAACCCATCGCTTTTTGATTATGACAACTGATCCAGTGCATATAGGCACTGGTGGTATGCGCCTTGGCCGGGTTGATAATACCATTGTAAGGGAGCCAGGGACCAGGCTTCCCAAGATTCCAGGAACGGCCCTTCATGGAGCCATCAGGGCTTATGCCGCCAGAAGATATGGAAAGCCCCAGTGCGCAGGGCAGGGCTCAACCGAAGGGAGAAAGCATTGCGGGCGCCCTACTTGCCCTATCTGCTATACATTCGGCTCCATTCAAGGGGAGGCTGGCTCTTTTTCAGGCGTCGTTTCAATTTCCGACGCCAGAATTCTGTTATTTCCGGTTTATTCCATGGTCGGGCCGGTGTGGGTGAGTACAGTAGGCATTTTGAAGGAAGCAGGATTCGATGTTTCGAATCCATCTAACAATTCGGAAGTGAAAGAGGATGAATTCTATTCTACGATGAAGATTGAAAAGCCGATAAGTCTCGGATGGCTAATGGTTGATCCACCCAAGGCAGTGGAAATTAATCCTCCAAAAGATTTAAAGCAATGGGAAAATATTAAAAATCGCATTGTCCTTGTTTCTGACAAGCTCTTCTCTCAGATTGTAAATTCTAATCTTGAAGTAAGAACTTCCGTGGCCATAAATCCCGAAACCGGTGCCACTGAAGAAGGAGCCCTTTATACCTACGAAGCCATCCCACGGGCAACTTTTCTTTGGTTTGACGTGGTAGTGGATGACTTTAGGGGGACTTTTCCAACTGTTACGAAACTTTCAGAGTGGGAAAATATTCTCAAAAATGAAAAGGAGGAAGCAAAAAAAGGCCTTTTAAAAAAGTGGAAGCTCTTATCAGATAAAGAAGATAAAGAAGAAAAAGAAAAATTTCAAAAGGCTGTAAAAAAAGTTTTTGATTGGATTAATGAAGAAAGATTCAAAGATGTTAATCTAGAAAAATGGAAGTGGGATAATATTGAAGCAACACAAAATAATCAAAACATCTTACGAATAATAGTATCTGGCCTCGAATGGGCAGAGCATCTCGGTATTGGTGGTATGGGCACCAGAGGCTTTGGAAGAATTAAACAAGTTGTTGATCCTTGGGAGGTTCAATTATGA
- a CDS encoding RAMP superfamily CRISPR-associated protein yields MSFKHYRVVLKLLSPLHIGKRKYRNLMETREYVPGRTLWGALTARITRDHFGADLSKYEEVGTFFHENFRFGYLWPSLDKKNPYFPWEKNDFDYLFKFGYMSQAGDYERKVSDEGQLHEVEYIGPKTRDDRDVYLVGDLWVKEDINSSNKGPFEGIRLEKNDLFFIKTKEEQKEISLKKIFGSLQLGGEKGYGWGRVKLESLTPTNSRKALGGIVFEVDGKDVVLQFAKNQYLTAHALAADWQLKDAENNNGQHFIKIKDGSVEGPIEPLTGYVLKQDNSWGIPSPPICFLPGSKIKENLSVKIAHFGILTNASGIG; encoded by the coding sequence ATGAGTTTTAAGCATTACCGTGTGGTTTTGAAGCTCCTTTCGCCACTACATATCGGCAAAAGAAAATATAGGAATCTCATGGAAACCCGGGAATATGTACCTGGTCGGACACTTTGGGGTGCGCTAACGGCACGAATTACAAGAGATCACTTTGGTGCTGATCTTAGCAAATATGAAGAAGTAGGTACTTTTTTCCATGAAAATTTTCGCTTTGGCTATCTCTGGCCTTCATTAGATAAGAAGAATCCATATTTCCCGTGGGAAAAGAACGACTTTGATTATCTTTTTAAATTTGGTTATATGAGTCAGGCTGGAGATTACGAGAGAAAAGTAAGTGATGAAGGTCAGCTTCATGAAGTGGAATATATTGGGCCAAAAACACGAGATGATAGAGATGTTTATTTAGTTGGAGATCTGTGGGTCAAAGAAGATATAAACTCCTCAAACAAAGGTCCTTTTGAAGGAATACGTTTAGAGAAAAATGACTTGTTTTTTATTAAAACAAAAGAAGAACAAAAAGAAATCAGTTTAAAAAAGATATTCGGCAGCTTGCAGCTTGGTGGTGAAAAGGGCTATGGTTGGGGTCGGGTAAAACTAGAAAGCCTTACTCCCACAAATAGCAGAAAAGCCTTGGGTGGTATTGTTTTTGAGGTAGATGGAAAAGATGTGGTGCTTCAATTTGCCAAAAATCAATATTTGACAGCCCATGCCCTTGCCGCAGATTGGCAGCTTAAAGACGCTGAAAATAATAACGGTCAACACTTTATTAAAATCAAAGATGGATCTGTTGAAGGCCCAATTGAGCCCTTAACAGGCTACGTCCTTAAGCAAGATAACTCTTGGGGAATTCCTAGCCCACCGATTTGTTTTCTTCCCGGCAGCAAGATAAAAGAAAATCTTAGCGTAAAAATTGCACATTTTGGAATACTAACCAATGCTTCCGGCATTGGTTGA
- a CDS encoding (Fe-S)-binding protein, producing MQIKEVSQCLADPERIKVIGKVDIPDLETIMSYLARIIPGATYSENDGWLVFKKGLSIITIYKDSFVAMTYMADREEALKTLKYIEEMARVASANKDKIDLSKPLINQNLTALDIYKLLPQTNCQECGEATCLAFAVKILNSEREISQCRPLFNEEQYQEAKEKLLSLFTLPDNVNSGPQSQ from the coding sequence ATGCAGATAAAAGAAGTCTCCCAGTGTCTGGCGGATCCTGAAAGGATTAAGGTCATCGGCAAAGTGGATATTCCTGATTTGGAAACAATTATGTCCTATCTTGCCAGAATAATTCCAGGGGCTACTTATAGCGAAAACGACGGCTGGCTGGTCTTCAAAAAGGGCTTAAGTATCATCACCATTTACAAAGACTCTTTTGTGGCCATGACTTACATGGCTGACCGAGAAGAAGCCTTGAAAACACTTAAATACATTGAAGAGATGGCAAGAGTTGCGTCCGCTAATAAAGATAAAATTGACCTTTCTAAACCCTTGATAAACCAAAACCTTACGGCACTAGACATTTATAAACTTTTGCCTCAGACTAATTGCCAAGAATGCGGCGAAGCCACCTGCCTGGCCTTTGCCGTAAAAATTCTCAATTCAGAACGAGAAATTTCTCAATGCCGTCCACTTTTTAACGAAGAGCAATACCAAGAAGCTAAAGAAAAACTTCTGAGTTTGTTTACCCTGCCTGACAACGTCAATAGCGGCCCGCAAAGTCAATAG
- the cas7i gene encoding type I-B CRISPR-associated protein Cas7/Cst2/DevR: protein MSKAISLGYLFKVSAGNVNASHTEGNVMVTKKVTLPDGSTLPYISGQAIRRMLRDRLEDLGWALSEPFCKVSGQEVTPPVRPWDFIDEDLFGYLDPSGGKRRTSPVRVSAAIGLFPFQGDRDLGTRSFEKFGQAMSEGGNMFETELYANLFRGAILIELDRVGSFTTLEINTERIPENLIKEENLFSLHPTEKRNRLQTLLEALSLLWGGGRTARMLADLSPRFLAYARLSVKHPVFLENIEVEFQNGKYRLMLAPLKNAMEKFQDRMEKAIFGLEPGFFVNEEEIRDNLSAYGDVVSLSEAIGKAKKDVEELWKD, encoded by the coding sequence ATGAGCAAGGCTATAAGCCTGGGATATCTCTTCAAAGTCTCGGCAGGCAATGTAAACGCATCTCACACCGAAGGAAACGTTATGGTCACCAAAAAGGTAACTCTTCCCGATGGAAGCACCCTCCCTTATATCTCTGGCCAGGCCATAAGGCGCATGTTGAGGGATCGCCTTGAAGACCTGGGCTGGGCCCTTTCCGAACCCTTCTGTAAGGTCTCCGGCCAGGAAGTAACCCCGCCGGTAAGGCCCTGGGACTTCATTGACGAAGACCTCTTCGGTTATCTTGACCCTTCTGGAGGGAAGCGGCGTACCTCTCCGGTGCGGGTCTCAGCGGCGATAGGACTTTTTCCTTTCCAGGGAGACCGCGACTTAGGAACTCGCTCGTTCGAAAAATTCGGCCAGGCCATGAGCGAAGGCGGCAATATGTTTGAAACCGAGCTCTACGCCAATCTCTTTCGGGGAGCGATATTGATAGAACTCGACCGAGTGGGAAGCTTTACCACTCTCGAAATAAATACTGAGAGGATTCCCGAAAATTTAATCAAAGAAGAAAATCTATTCTCACTTCATCCAACGGAAAAAAGAAATAGGCTCCAAACCCTACTCGAAGCTCTGAGCTTACTTTGGGGCGGTGGCCGTACAGCCAGAATGCTGGCTGATCTTTCGCCACGCTTCCTGGCATACGCGCGTCTTTCAGTAAAACACCCGGTTTTTCTCGAAAACATAGAGGTTGAATTTCAAAATGGAAAATACCGTCTTATGCTAGCCCCGCTAAAAAATGCCATGGAAAAATTTCAGGATCGGATGGAAAAAGCCATCTTCGGTCTTGAACCTGGCTTCTTTGTCAATGAAGAGGAAATACGCGACAACCTTTCAGCCTATGGTGACGTGGTAAGTCTCTCTGAAGCTATTGGTAAAGCTAAAAAAGACGTAGAGGAGCTATGGAAGGATTAG
- the cas5 gene encoding CRISPR-associated protein Cas5: MEGLAVTVSAPVASFRRPLDINFQRTLLLPPPTTCLGIAGAALGLSEGELWRRGSPLSDLKVSVLLEPSPVTGGDPAVTRDLLKVLKIKNKKISAERSPYFRELLFFSRYTLLFAGKDELLDRLRKAFADPAYPLSLGREDELARIEAIEEAVFSPGEPLLFGTMVPGDLRELEVKVKLAPGLRVEPPSVEVLPAGFEVVKGVRHPVGRKPFTIIPLKCRLEFPKLETLSFRGRNFVWLNS, translated from the coding sequence ATGGAAGGATTAGCTGTTACCGTAAGCGCTCCGGTGGCCTCTTTTCGGAGGCCACTTGATATAAATTTTCAGCGCACCCTGCTTCTGCCCCCGCCGACGACCTGCCTGGGAATCGCCGGGGCAGCCCTGGGGCTTTCTGAAGGCGAATTATGGCGGCGAGGGAGCCCTCTTTCCGATCTAAAGGTCTCTGTACTTCTTGAACCCTCTCCGGTGACTGGTGGAGACCCGGCGGTGACCCGCGATCTTTTGAAAGTATTAAAAATCAAAAATAAAAAGATTTCCGCCGAACGTTCCCCCTATTTTCGAGAGCTTCTCTTCTTCTCGCGTTATACCTTGCTATTTGCCGGAAAGGATGAGCTTCTTGACCGTCTCCGCAAGGCCTTTGCTGATCCGGCTTATCCCCTTTCCCTCGGACGGGAGGACGAACTCGCCAGGATTGAAGCCATAGAGGAGGCCGTATTTTCTCCCGGAGAACCTCTTCTTTTCGGGACCATGGTGCCAGGAGATCTTCGCGAGCTGGAGGTAAAAGTAAAGCTCGCCCCAGGTCTGCGTGTAGAACCACCGAGTGTCGAGGTCCTTCCCGCGGGCTTTGAGGTGGTCAAGGGAGTAAGACACCCTGTAGGGCGTAAACCCTTCACCATCATCCCTTTGAAGTGCCGGCTGGAGTTTCCGAAACTGGAGACTTTATCCTTCCGTGGGCGCAACTTTGTATGGCTGAACTCTTAG